The sequence AACTAAccgcaataaaaaaaattgaatcgcaataacaaaatataatactaatactactactactactaataataataataatagtgttgtattttttaaaaaatgaaaaattcataataataatattgtattaaattattGATTATCATCTTATTATTCTTACTTTTGATttgaatttatatttttaagatttggaaaaaaaaaagtgtggtgGTATGGTGAAAATAAAGTGTggtggaaaataaaatattaaaaataagtgAGATTATAATTTGAttagaaataaatatcattttaccATGTGTTTCAacatcataatatatatatttttgaatagaaataatatttttattaaatactaTCTCCGTTATCAAAATAGATAACAAGTCAGTTAGAACAACCTCCAAACTGAAAGTGCAATCAGGATAAAATATAGAGGCTCTAACAAAGTTATGAGCCGCCATATTAGTTGATCatctaacataataaatatcaaTATTGTTTAAATCCTTAAGCATATCCTTACAAACATTCACCACTTGACCAAACATGGATCGCATATTAATTGTGCTTCGTAAAGCTTGAACTACCGGGAGACAATCTGTTTCAAGAATCACATGTGTCCATTGTTGCACCTTGATCCAACTTAAAGCCTCTCGAATCCCCGTGACTTCAGCTGTAGCAGGAGGAACTTGGCCAAGAAACAACTTAGTGCAACCTTCAACTAACATACCCCGAGAATCACGAGCCACTAGACCAATCCCAAATTGTCGGGTTTCATTGGCTTTGAGGCACCCAATACACAACTGCATCCTCGGGTAAAAAACCAGAAAATCTAATCTCAATGACTGATTTTTGTGCATTTTTCCATTGGTTAAGAAAGCTCTTTGCTAACGAAACTATGCTATCCACCCTAACTCTTTTATCTTGCCAAACCTTGTCATTTCTCGAGTTCCAAATTGACCAACACAAAGCCACCAGCAACTCCTTTCCCTCTTTATCCAACAGCTGAAATTTACCAATGCACCAAGACAAAAAAAGGTTGCTTCATGCTGCATATTAGTCCATATCCCAACAAGCCTTCGCAGTAGGACAGGTAACAAGAGCGTGCAAAATGGATTCATCTTCAACAAAGTAGACTGGACAACTAGCTTCAACCGGTATATGCTTGGAGCATCGTTGGAAGGCAGCCGCTACTTGCTCTCCACACCAGATTCTTCATTTTAAGGGGGAGTTTAAGACTCCAAAAATgtttccaaaatttattctCCACAGTCTCCACCGAATCAACCTCTCCTTTTAGCTCCTGCATTAATCTATATGCACTTTTAACAGTGTACACCCCTGAAAGTTCTCTATACCAAACCAGACGATCACAAGTTGTTGAGGTATCAAGAGTAATTTGCAAGATCACATCACGGTTTCTTAGCTCGAAAAGACCATTCAACACCTCCTCATCCCATTCCAATCTATCAGGTTTCATCAAGTTTACAACTTTAGCATTCATAAGTCCTGGGTGTGAAGATATAATCCTTGGATTAACATCATCGGGAAGTTACGCCTCCCCTAACACCGAGATAAATCTGCCATTACCAACATTCTAACGAACACCACTAGCCACCAGATTTTGAGCTTCAAGGATACTACGTCAAACATAGCTCAAGTTGGACCCTAAAGTGGTCGAAGTAAAAGTGCCATTGGGGTAATATCTGGCTTTGAAAATACATGAGACTAAGGATTCAGAGTTGACTAAGAGACGCCAACCTTGCttatcataatatatatattaattatcatGTCATTTgaattttctctaaaaaataatgtaatatacacatatattatatatatttttccttatatgaaagtaaaaacaaaaatcatattacaaaaattagtaattttgtaatatataatacGGTGCAGTTGGACCGcaattattaaattcaaaaccgcaaactgCATTACACTGTGCGGCTTGGCAAAAATGCAAACCACAACCGCATCGTTAAAGATTTCAAACCACATTTTTATGTAGTTTGGTGCGGTGAaagcggtttgatgaacaccctaCTAGTATTAAATTCAGAAACATCTTATATATCCACATGTCACATTCTAATTGAGTAAAAATTTGTTGTATGTTCCAGTACGGACTACGCCCACCGCTACTACCATGTACCCTCTCTGTTGATGAAATTCACGAATACCTCAACTCCTCCTCCTCAAAACTCCGTGAACGAAGAATCTGAGTCTCCGATTCGAAACACAGCGACAAAAGTAAAAGGTTGAAGATGACTGAGGCTATGATTCGGAACAAGCCTGGCATGGCCAGCGTCAAGGACATGCCTCTCCTCCAAGACGGGCCACCTCCGGGTGGTTTTGCCCCGGTCCGATACGCTCGTCGGATCCCCAACAAGGGTCCAAGCGCCATCGCCATTTTCCTCACTACCTTTGGAGCATTCTCTTGGGGCATGTACCAGGTTGGCCAGGGAAACAAGATCCGAAGGTCACTCTCTTTGTTCTTAAATTTCATCTCTTTATGTGGGGCTTTGGGTCGTGTGTGGAATTGATTAATCTTGTGTTTGATTTGTTCTACGTTAGGGTTTCTgtttatttatgatttttaatGGTGATTTAGTTTTTGAAATGAGCTTTGGGAATGTGGAGTTTATTTTTAGGGTTAATTATTGCTTCAAATTGAAACCCTTGTAAATGTTTGTTCTTTGCCATTGTTGTCCTTTTAGAAATCATTGGGATTGGATTGTTTTTGAAAGTGTTGATAAAGATTGATTTTTTACGTTCGAGCTATATGTTATTGGTTAGGTAGAGTCAAATTGTGAATGTGGATGAGTGAGTAGTAACATCTAGGAGGATTCATAGTTACAAGTTATGAATATAGTAAATCCATTGTGAGCAGTAGGAGGCTAGGAAATAATTCAAGCTTTGGAAAAATGAAAAGGAAAACTTTTgaagaatttgagtaattttgaGGCATAGTATTTTAGGAAGAATGCTCGAGGAAAAAGTTTTTGTACTTCTAATCAAAGATAGAGAGACATGTATAATTGTAACTGAAATGATCATCTCTCATTATGAAATACCTCTATCAATCAACAAAGATCTTAACAAGGAGTCGTATTATGAAATACAAGTGAGTTTCATTTGTTTAGTTTAAGATGGGAATTCAACCATTGAACATATTATGGAAATAAAACTCTTTTATGTGGAAATTATAATGTGGTGATATGTGTTCGGAGTTCATTTTATAGAAATATCATAGCAAACAGCAATATCTAGTTGGTGTTTATTGCTTAATTTTGCTCACGGTATAGGTGTTAATCATCTTTCCCTCGAATAGCTGTTTGTGTCTAGATTTCTAGGAAGGTTTTAGAAATCTTTCTATGAAGCTTCATCCTAACTCTCCTAGGAAGGTTTACATGCGAAAACGTGTCTAAAGAAGGTAGTAGAAACCAATCAAGATTAGAGACTAATGACATTTCTTTCACTCTTATCTTTAGTTAGGTTCCAACACGGGGACTAGTAACGAAAACATAGATAAGTCAAAATGTGTGTATTGGGTACTGATAGGTGATAGCACTTGGCCATTCTCAAATCTGTGATCACTTGAGCTATCATGTATTCATGAATAAGTAGTGATCATGTTCTCTATGAACTTTCAACTTTTCTAATATGTGTCGTAGAGGAAAGTCTACTAACTAATAGGCAAACAAGGGTCATTTCGTAGCTCGTAGTTGTACAGTTTTTTACTATTGTTTTCAGTATAATAGTGGGAAATATAACCAATAATATATGGCTCATGTTTTGGACACAAATGGTATGCTTCATTCTTCTATGACTGAGACATGTATTTGTAGAAAAGGTTTAAAAAGGGTATTTTTTATGATGTTCTGCAGGGCGCTCAAAGAAGAAAAGTATGCTGCCCGCTCGGCCATTTTGCCAGTGCTGCAAGCTGAGGAAGATGAAAGGTGAACGAGTTACAATcagtttttttcttcttccaatTGTCTCTGTCCCCTTACTAAGCTGAGCattattgtgattaaatgtactgattagtttccCTTTGAAACATTCCTTAGATTTGTCCATGAGTGGAAGAAGTATCTCGAATACGAGGCTGACGTGATGAAGGATGTGCCGGGTTGGAAAGTCGGCGAGAATGTTTACAACTCCGGGAGATGGATGCCCCCAGCAACTGGGGAGCTCCGTCCCGAAGTCTGGTAACTGACACACATATTGATTGCAATTGTTTTTGTCATTGATGTTTGATAAAAGGAGTTTGTATTTCCCTTCAAGCATGTTTCAGTGTTGCCATGTCTCTGGCTATTATGTTCTTAGAAATAAAATGCAGCAAAATACCTTTTTTTCACatgttttaaaatgtaaaacaGTGCTTATCTTATTTCAAGTCCTTTGTCATGTTTGATTCATCATTCTAAATCCACAACGGTTTAtggcagaaaaaaaaaagggtactTGTAAGTAATGATTAAAGCTTGATCATATCTTTTGTTATGTTTATAAAAGATTCCATATGTTATATGTTGATCATGGTATTTAATAATATCAAATCAAGAATGAAAAAGACTCATGATAAAGTGAGAAAAACCCCACACTATCAAAGTGGAGCACTCATTGAAACTCAAGTTTATAAACTGACAAAATTTATCATCTGATTCTGATCTATAATCATAATTACAAGAAACAGAAAATTCTACTTCTACTCATGACTTTGGCTCGCGATTTTAGTCCTGCTCTAACTGCTTCGATTTCCCCTTGCTTTTTTCGTTACAACTATGAGCCAAAACCGCATTTCCCACGGTTCACTACTGTACCAATGGTGTTTCTAATCAAACCAGGGTAGATCATGCAAAGTTTGGCacaaggaaaagaaaaaagatcaTCTGGGTATCTTAATTTAAACAACCGAAAAGAATGGTCCAGTTCCACCTTGTTTATGAGGGTCAGGAATGCTTGAGTAGCAATAGAGGTGATTGGACATGTTCCAACTCCAATCTTGCTTTCTATACACATTCATTTTAGGCCATCTGTTTATTCTTACATAGTGTTCTCTAATCTGTTCCTGACCAATGAAACTAGTAACAGTACAATAACAACTTTCATGTCCTCCCCATGTTGGGTCATCGGGATCTGCTGTTTGGCTCCCATCTAGATGGAAGTATCGTCGAAGAAGAGGTCTACCGCCTTTCCAATAAGGATCGAGATTACGCCAGTATTCTGGTGCTGCCtgagatgaaaaagaaaaaacaaatcaaaatagGCTAAGTACAAAACTATTTACACACAAGTTTGTATTTGCATTTGCTTACCTTGTTGAAATGCAACTCCCAAACATGGTCACTCAAATCGTACTTGGTAATTCGGGTCTGCAGCGAAACACAAGTTAATCCCAACAACAAATTCATAgagtagaaaaagaaaaacaactcTTCTACTCATCCCAATCAAAAGAAACTCAAAACTCTGAAAATTGACGTAGTTGCAAACGTTGTTAACActtcaaaacaaaaacaaaaacatccCAAAATGTCAGCAGTAACAACTAAATTGAATAGTGTTTTTTTTAGTGTTAACAACTTTACCAACTATTGAGTCAAgagttatttttttcttcttttctctcaATCAGGAGTAGCAGAGTGAGGATTAGGGAGAAGAGAAGAGTTTACTCGCTTGCCATCCATGAAAGATAAGGAGTAAGCGGCCAACTTCGTTAGTCCCGGGATTTGAGACAAGCGAGGTATGTGCACTTTTTGAAGCCACAATTCCTCGCACTAAAAAAAACACACATACACACAAACATAACGAATTTTCAATTTAGTCAGCAGTATCTTCATCACTTAATAATTCAAGTGATGAAGCAAAAACAAAAGTTGCTAGGCAAAAAAACAagataatttgaaaaagattTCCATAAAATAAACAGCTTAGACATGAATAAGAAGATTACACAATTTAGATTAGATTTAAGGTACACAAAATTGGATTTATTATGCTTGGCAAAACATTGTTTCAGTTTATTTCCTTTGCAATTTCTCAATACACTCTTTGTTAACTCATTTTCTTAGTGCAATTACATGTAaaactaaattatatttcaatAATTTGTACTAAATCACATTTCAATTAAATTTTAagctagattttttttttcatacctTTACATCAAATTCATTTTTAACCATAGCATATATAAAAATCAATactatatatagtttttttataaCATTAtgacataaaatataattcaatataaCACTATACAATACATTAATACAAAATACTAAATAAATCAAAAATGTTTTAAATGCCcttatgttattttaatattttaatacatAATTTAAGTGCATGTAtcattaatttttgtaaatacaaatgagaatattataatataaaattatacaagatAGTACAACCTTTGAAAGGGCTAAAATagcaaaaaataaaactattacTAATGAACAATAGAATTCATGTTTTATAGAAGGGGCGTTTGGTACGAGatgttaaataatttaattataagaaaTATTATGAAAGAGAATATAATTGTAGAGAAATGTGTAAACTGTATTTAGTTGTATAAGGTAATATGTAATCATATTCCGTTTATTGAATTACATTGTTTAGTTATTTGATTGAATACaagaaatttatatattattttaaaaattaaaataatttttttttattatatatatttaatgttaattacgcataaaaat is a genomic window of Cannabis sativa cultivar Pink pepper isolate KNU-18-1 chromosome 9, ASM2916894v1, whole genome shotgun sequence containing:
- the LOC115722955 gene encoding uncharacterized protein LOC115722955 isoform X2 produces the protein MAGTRRKIQKKKEEEEERKDPLEVLGRDIMCLVMSYLDAHTLALSLLVSPPWNALASTNCLWAPKTRITKYDLSDHVWELHFNKAAPEYWRNLDPYWKGGRPLLRRYFHLDGSQTADPDDPTWGGHESCYCTVTSFIGQEQIREHYVRINRWPKMNVYRKQDWSWNMSNHLYCYSSIPDPHKQGGTGPFFSVV
- the LOC115722955 gene encoding uncharacterized protein LOC115722955 isoform X1; amino-acid sequence: MAGTRRKIQKKKEEEEERKDPLEVLGRDIMCLVMSYLDAHTLALSLLVSPPWNALASTNCLWAPKCEELWLQKVHIPRLSQIPGLTKLAAYSLSFMDGKRTRITKYDLSDHVWELHFNKAAPEYWRNLDPYWKGGRPLLRRYFHLDGSQTADPDDPTWGGHESCYCTVTSFIGQEQIREHYVRINRWPKMNVYRKQDWSWNMSNHLYCYSSIPDPHKQGGTGPFFSVV
- the LOC115722954 gene encoding NADH dehydrogenase [ubiquinone] 1 alpha subcomplex subunit 13-B, which codes for MTEAMIRNKPGMASVKDMPLLQDGPPPGGFAPVRYARRIPNKGPSAIAIFLTTFGAFSWGMYQVGQGNKIRRALKEEKYAARSAILPVLQAEEDERFVHEWKKYLEYEADVMKDVPGWKVGENVYNSGRWMPPATGELRPEVW